acaaaaaataaaaataaaaaaacaaataaatatGTATTGCTTGCTTGATTTAAAGGATCGAAAATATAAAGTAAGGTTAAATGTTAGTACAAGTTCTGTTATCTAACCTTCAATCTTCCTTTCCCGCTTACAGAGATCATGTCTCCGCTTCTTATAGTTGTATTATTCTTTGTCACTGTCATCCAATTAACACGCACGTCTCCATCACTGAAAACGGATATCCAAATGATAAGACGCAAAAGGTATGGAATTATTTAGTTTAAATAATATCAAAAAAGTTTGTTATAAGCTTACCTGATCATGCCAACTAGTTTCGATCGTGAGATCTTGAACCCTGCACTAGCTATGGCATCAATCCTCATAGATGCTTCTACAGTTTTGAAAGTTTTAGTCCTACAAAGAGCAATTACATGTCAAGATTACGGCTATAGGAAAATTAGAACCTAAAAGAAGAAATATGATATTGGTTAGTGTTAATGACCTTGGTGGTTCATATTCAAGAGCAATCAACGGCATTTTTTTACATGTGACGGGTACATTCCCAACCTGCCATACACAAAAGTTATGATAGATTGGCGATATCACCTTACGTAAGTGTTGAGTGCAAACCCAATCCCGCATCAGAAATTAAAAGAAGAGAAAATTATGTTGATGGTCTCTGTGATTATATAGAAAAAATGTGTTTAGTCCTTTGGACTCTTTAAATATGTTAATGGTACTTTATAAGTGTTATATTGGTTAGTCCTTTACATTAACgatggttaaatttttttttttatatcctaGTTCGTCATTTTCTATGTAATTGTATTTCTAATTTCGTTCTTTACCATTTTATCACTTTACCTCCACATAAGTATTTCTCAAACTATTTTCTTTTAGCATTAACATACTTCAATATATACATGTGACTGAATCTACTCATGTGAAAATCATTACAATATAAGGTGATGGGTTACTCGCTCTATTACTAATTGGTTTTGAAGTAGAACCGCAACTGGGCTTATATGTTGGACATGTTGTTGTGCTAAGTGTCAGTCCAAACCATAAGTACTAAACGTGAACAAGTGATGCACCAAATATAGGTATGCCATTTACCTTCTCAAGTGATAAAGTGAGAAAGTCAACTAGTTCTGGAACAACAAGAACATGAGCTCCCTTTTCACCCTACAAACCAAACAAAAGAACCTATGATCGATTAAAAAACCATGTCGTGTCTTCTTATAACCCTTGAGAAAAGTATGACTTCAAACAAACTTAAAAAACATAAACCATTTTAGCTAGAGATGGGAAATTGGGTGGGTCAAGAGATCATTAAAAAGTGTAATATTTTTAGTATTGGTGTGTTGACCCAAACATGTTTGCCCAAATTTGTATGAATTATTTGTCTGTTAAATAGCATTAAAACAAAATATGTTTTCACCATAATTATCTCAACTGCTGAATAAAGCAATGTTGCATGTTGTGCGCATACAAATACAGTTTGGTTCACTTTTAAACCATTTAACAAGATCGATCTGGTATCTTTTTGGCCAAATTTCTATCATTACCTTACCCAATTggcccacaacaacaacaatacccaattgaCCCATTAGAAATAAGACATAACCTCAAACTATTTGGAAGTAAACTGATTAAAATTGACACCTGTGCTATTAGAGATTTCTTACAATGCTAGTAGAATATAATTATATGAAAAAAGGGTTTGATATACTTCATGAaagagaagtcggagacttttctgaagtttaaagagtttaagaagaagatagaaagtgagctcaataataagattcGGTGCTTAAGCACAGATAATGgaagagaatatttatcgactgagttcaatatctatcttgagaagcacgagatcagaaggcaattaacttgccccgatactccacagcagaatggagtggcggaacgTAAGAATCGTCAACTTGCcaaaacttgtcgaagtatgcttcatggtaagaatgtaccaggcagattttgggccgaatgtatgaggacggcatcgtacgtgattaacagactcccacaaacaaagttgggatatatttcaccatatgaaagactATGGAAGATCAAgctaaccgtcaaccatctcaaagtttttggatgtgtatgctacgttttggtgccagatcatctacgaagcaaatttgataagaaggcaattcggtgcatttttgtcggttatgatgaatcaagaaaaggatggagatgctgtgatccaaatactggaaagtgccatacttcaagaaatgtggtatttgacgaagcttcttcatggtggtcacctcaaaagatagagcttccttAATCTCATGGATTGGAAGAAGTTCCGGAAGAAAAAAAAGAACGTAAAGAGCATATATTGGATCCAACTAAAGAAGGAGATGGGTCGTACTCTAAAgaaaagagtccatggaaaactggggtgcATCAATCTATATCCGAGGAGGTTCGTCCGAGCCAAATGGAAGGCGAGGAGCATGCACaggaattacggagatcaacaaggtcgagacaacctaatccaaggtatgccaatgttgctcatgtggatgaatcaatacctattgagccttccacttatgaagaagcagcacaaagtagaGAATGGCAAAAtgcgatggaagaagaaatcaatgcactaaaagaaaatcaGACATGAGATTTAGTTTCAAAGCCAAAAGATgtgaaaccaatatcttgtaagtgggttacaaggtgaagactcgatcatatggctccattgaaaggtataaagctcgacttgttgctcgaggtttttctcaacaatatgggttggattatgaagaaacatttagtccggtggcaaagatcacaacaattcgagttctactagctttagctgctagcaaatcttggaagttgtggcagatggatgtcaagaacgctttcttacatggagaacttgacaaaaatatttatatggagcaaccaagaggctttgagaacaagattcatcctgagcatgtctgcaaattaaagaaggcACTATATGGCTTTAAGCAGGCTCCAAAAGCTTGGTACGGAAAAATTggcgagttcttggtacaaagtggttttacagttgctccttcagattctagtttatttgtgaaacaagatcaaggaaaactagccatagagctagtatatgtggatgagtTAATCATCACAGGAGATCACTATGATGAAATCCAAAGAACAAGGGAGAATCTTTCTattagatttcatatgaaggagcttggagaactcaaacattttcttggactcgaaatagagcggaAAAGAGAAAGATTATTTCTTGGACAACAAAAATATGCGCGAGATATTTTACAAAAGTACGTGATGCTTAATTGCAAATCTATCTCAACTCCTATGGATCCGAAtataaaactacgagcagatgaaggaaaacgtctagaagatgttaccatgtatcgacagttggtcggaagtcttatttatctcacactaagccgaccagacatatcttatgcagttggagtggctagtcgatacatgagcaatccaaaGAAGCCACACCTTGAtgctgtacgacgcatcttaaggtatgttaaaggcactattaactttggtatttcATACAAGAGAGCAAAAGAATGTcaggtgactggatattgtgacgctgattatgctggagactatgatacacgacggtcaacaactggatacatgtttagtcttggatcaggagtaatatcatggtgcaacaagagacaaccaacagtatccttgtatCCTTATCAagtactgaagcagaatatcgatcggcagcatcagcaacacaagaaattacttggttgaagcagctaatggaagatcttcatcaatcaacagattatcaagtaaagcttttctgcgataacttatcagctatacgtgtagcagaaaatccagtctttcatgcaagaacaaaacatatagaagtgtactatcactatgttcgcgagaaggtacTTGAAAGGGatatcaagatggtgccaacaaagaatatattcaccaagagcctaagtaaaccaaagtttacaaaattcaaagaagcacttggaatggtctacaAGTCCTCGttagaagaaaatttgcattgaggggagtGTTAAACTACAATGCAAATAAACTTAATTAATACCTGCAAAAGAATATCCCCCAATTTATCTCTTACGATCCCAGTGCCAAGGATAGAGCCGAGAAAGTCACCATGGGAACAAGGTTGAAAACCGAAGTTCCCTGAAATACTGCAACGAAATCACACTTATAGCTTAAGCTTTTCGACAGATATTAACGTTACAAATACATCAAAAATAACCATGAACCACCTTAATGCAGCTACAATGTCGGGATCGGCTGTTAGTGCTTCTGGATGTCCAACCGATAGGCGACAACGTTCAGCTTCAGGGTAGCCTCCTTGAACGTATGTTTTAACGTCTGCTAACTTTTCTATAATCATCATCGACTCCTTTAATACGGGTGGTGTTAGAAAATCGGTATGCAAAACCTCACGCCGTAATGATGCTCGTTTTGCCTAATACAAACCGAAATATCAATATACATGAATCAAGAATTCGCACTTCGTTTATGACTTAAAATCTCTAACACTATCCGTTTTAGAACGTTTGGTTATAAGATTGCAACTTTTTATTGTTTTAACAAGTTTATTAAGCAAATTACCCTTTTAATGGTTTTCGCATAGTTACCATATCGATAATATGTTTCACTTCTTCATTGGAGCCACCACCCTTTAGTAAAACCTCATTTTCACCCTTTACAGCTTGTGCCAAATGACATATACCATTACCTGCAACACACAAACAATCATTCATTTTGAAAACAAATGGAATCTAGATTTAAAGTTTCGACCTTTAACCAAAGGGTAATCGGCGTATCGTGGTCGTGATGCCCTTTTTACCGGGAGGTTGAAATAGACAAATGTGTATATATTCGTGATAAGTGATGGAGTGTGTGAATTTGCCTTTTttcctttataaaaaaaaaagctaTGACCTTTCATACATCAAACCCACCATTTCCAAAATGCAAGATTGTTGGGTTTTGCAAgaaatttagcacaaaaatttgaTCAGACTGTAAGTTTTATTCCTAACCTGCAATGTGGCTAGCATTGTTATCCATAAAGTTTGAAAATTTATGAACACTTTTGAAGCTACATGATGACATGTTTGACATTCAAAGTCAAGGTGTAATCAATTACTAATAACTTGCAGTGAAAAGGGCATTAAAAGCATTTAAACTCATGATGAATTAATCAATATATCAACATCAAcatataaataaaagaaattataaAAATTTCGTTGAATAATAACAAGAATTAATTTACTTATGAGAAGGAATGATGATTGATACCTGAAGAAGTAAAATTGGGATTAAATTTATGATTGAGGAAAGTGGAAGTAGAGATGGGTATTGTCCTTCTCAGTAACGGCTGTGCTGCGGCGGCGAAGCTCATTGACGCCATGGTCGACGGTGTCTTGCAAATGGCCGGAATCAATCAATCTATCTGAAttcaataatacggagtaaaagatTATTGCAACATATCGAAGGGGTGTTTGCTAATTTGCTTATTAGACCACTTGGATAGGATTGGTATACGTGTGTCACTATAGGCGTTTTTTTAGGCGTCAGTGGAAACCAAAAGAAACAGATGTCaactgtttattttatttttttattaatttaaaaatatattttttatcctATTTTAATAATTaactcaattatattttaacacatcatcataaTACTCTTAACTAACACCTAAAAGAAACACCACCACCACTTCACTAAAAAAAAAACACGTCATACTCATCTAAAAAGTGCAAAAAGACAAAGTGACACGAGCAAGAAACGCCTTAACCAATACAAGCGGTCTTACCCGTCTATTTTAAAACAGTAAGTTTAtttaaggggcatattcggtttaataatccagccatagaatgtagtttcatttactcgtgtctatttcgtaaaacagttataaaagcagcgcatgtattctcagcccaaaatataaagggtaaaaaggcaaataaaactcacctaatgtattttgtagtaaaaatacaaatgactatattgaacaactgaacaatgcagggttggccttggattcacgaacctatatcatttgtatatctattaaaacatataatcgtaatcgaacaaatttatatatataagtataaccttattagttatattatttttatattgaatatatatatatatatatatatatatatatatatatatatatatatatatatatatatatatatgttttatatttttttcattttgtatatatataaatattaattttttttgttatttgtattaaatattatatatgtatatatatttcatttgtttgttaaagtagtaattataataataccaagatAATATTAgcagtgattaaaataataataatgataatactagtatgataataatatttatgattctattagtaataacattaacattagttttaataataaatcttataataacgataataacattaatttttttttaatgaaaattttattagtaatgataatgaatataataGGTTTTATAACAAtacgtaatacttaataataagcaatattaataacaatatatatgtaaatcataaTCGTAGTCTTCATGTTTAATttttaaactaataataatatttagtgataatactagtctTAGTAATGATAACGATATAaacattagtgataataacaataatacaaaataatattacttgataatgatgataatattagtaataacaatattattaataatagtaatcatatttgtaatttttaattatgataacgataaatggtaactaatatttattttagtattaataataataataactataatacttgtattaataacaaataataataaccatagtaataacaataacactaataataataataatgaaaataataataataataataataataattttaataaaaaggaaACTACCTTCTTTGAGGAAGGCTTAAAAAGAATATAATGCTCCcggagggactcgaacccgagacctcttgaataCCCCGATACCCCTCTAACCATCAGTCTGCTTCGAATTTTCTGATTATAATCTCCGCCCATTTTTATTTATCTTATTTCCTTCCGTGTTCATCTTTCTCACTCAATCGAACCAGCAGATAAATTCATAACAACACAGGTTAAAATTTGATTACGTTTTGAAAACGAAAAAAGACCAAACCAGAGGTGTCGGTTTAGTTTATCATCAAAGGAaacaaaattaaataaaatttaaaatgacTGAAACAGTCCTCTCAAGAACACGATGAACTCATTCATCAATTTCAAAATTTCGAATGTTTTAGACAAAAATTTACAAATGGAATAGATGGTAAATCCCTCATAGAAGCTTCTGTGATCATCAATTGATCCCAAATCATTAAAAAAATCACGAATTTCCCCAAGAACAAGATGGTTGACTTTTTTTCTTaataactttgactcagaaattaagGGTCAAGAAAGAGAATTGAAGCctaaaactttgcagatagtttacgtAATTGAATCCTAACATGACTACATTTTTATATTTTGACAAATTACTCGAATTCAATTTATGAGCAAAAAGTTGAGAAAACAGGGCAGTCGTcggttgtttttaaaaaaaatcgtTTAATTGATCTGATTTACATTAGGTTGCATTATTAGAGGTTTATGTAAGGATAAGTGATATTATTACCACCATAACGAATCAATTAGCAATAGTTTTATAGCTGTTTGGCTCGACAAGATAATATTATGTCAGaagaatattttaaaaaaaataaagtcgACAGTAACTGTAATTGTTCGTTAATGAGATGTTTTGGAATCAAATTGTACTAGCTTGTAGACGTATAACAAATTATCAAACAGCTGGATAGTTATGTGTAACTGATTAGGATTCCTTTTcttgttttattttatataaaatttatattaataataataataacttcatcaataatcattaataataatactgagatAATAACATAATGCTACTGTTAAATATAGTTatcatagtattaataatatttagagtaattatactaatatttatgataaggtttgtaatgatattattaataataatattaataacttgtattatttttataataatattaataataataatacataataataataatgattcttaatgacactacataataatattattagtgataacaatttatatgtttaaattttcttattaataatatatatatatatatatatatatatatatatatatatatatatatatatatatatatatatgtatatatattataataatattactaatacaattaataatattactattaatatcaataatataaaTGAGAGtgatactaataaaattgatataacattaaatcttgtaattaaatttaatatcttaatattacatatgtcctttttaatatatatatatatatatatatatatatatatatatatatatatatatatatatatatatatatatatatatatatatatatatatatataattacatatttgaatatatatatcatCTATATATTTTGTCgatatacatatagtaataattatgtttatatataatatgtatattcaaattactataattatgttttacatatccagattcattacttagatagatgtatcaattatatatatcaaaacaatttaaattcaaagtatgactttatacaatttatactttgttaatcgtttgtcaaattatgttcgaaatcaattaataacaagttttagttattcatctttcttaataactaaatcacatattagttctctattatattaattttacaatatctaattatgtatatgtatagttaCTTACATGTATATTTCTATTTgcgtttataggttcgtgaatcgtcggaaacagttaaAGGTCAGTGAATTCATGTAAACAAATTCAAAAGTTTTtacgactcaatattacagactttgcttatcgtgtcggaaacatataaagtgtgacgacccggaaatttctaaccaaatttaaactttaatctttatattattccgacacgataagcaaagtttgttaagttaaatctcaagaattttaaactgtgttcatacattcattataacctcgaccgaattccgacgattcacgaaccgttatataaatagatatgtatatgtatatatatattataacttgagaatattaataaagtattaaacgtataatactttacacgaacgtatttgtttcaatatgatttttgacgaaattaaaaaaatatatattaaatgattgaattatcagaaacattgaattatgattacaagtctctgttgagaggtccactatgatttgagaaaatctattcctcttaacgatattcagaataatttgtaaagctatttataaataaaaataaaaagtgtcatttacgaaagttagacaaaagttagtggaaaattggtttccataatattctattaatctattttcaaacgtacaaagacgttttcagtttaaaaagaactttattattaaaacgtatataacttttataaatatctagaatcacttttgacaactcattacttaaccagtataataaatataacgatatttatattttattttattaaatatatataacaatttaaattaatattatatatatttatacgcgtattatatgtatatagttttatacttttactatactttaactttacttttactttactttaactataataattcactttaataattcatactttattaattcactttaataattcatactttaataattcactttaataattcatactttaataattcactttaataattcatactttaataattcactttaataattcatactttaataattcactttaataattcatactttaataattcatactttaataattcatactttaataattcactttaataattcaaaaatctattataaatagaattcaataggtttcattatttgatagaaacttgaaaatattttctctaaactctttcaatcgatttacatatatatatttacttcgtattatttcaagatattatcagtatacataaaatattacgacggagtgctgtccgagtgatttcgaaattgttttttttccgagcgggatagagctaaggaaattatgggttaaagctatggaggttatgggtatggttcgggagtattgctcgtgagtcaaactagtgtttatcatctctgttgtgtctatgtacttttcctgcaatattgaatctcaatattgatacgttcgtgaatccaaggccaatattgcacttgttcaatgacgtcatatgtatttttactattaaatacagtattgtgagtttcatttgctccctttttaattgcttttgcaatatatatttttgggctgagaatacatgcgctgttttataaatgttttacgaaataggcacaagtactaaaactaattctatgtgggtttaaaccagaaatatacccttagcttggtaacattaaactacttgtctatgtacggtaggcgcgaatcttaaagatagatctattgggcctgacaaacgccatcctgactatgggatgctttagtacttcgaggttattttaaacacacctgatctggtgtacttcagagggtaaaacatgaacgttaaggcttgttaccgagtgcctacaacttatagaatactcttatacacttgcgagtgtacatatatttataaacggaattcttgtggtctattaatatattgaaatgattgttatgataaacctatgaactcaccaaccttttggttgacactttaaagcatgtttattctcaggtattaaagaaatctttcgctgtgcattagctcattttaaggatattacttggagtcattcatggcatattttgaaagacgttgcattcgagtcattgagttcatcaagattattattaagccaattatagttggatgtattatgaaatggtgtgcatgccgtcaactttcgttgtaaagaaagtttgtcttttaaaaacgaatgcaatgtttgtaaaatgtatcatatagaggtcaaatacctcgcgatgtaatcaactattgtgaatcgtttataatgtatatgaacgggtcctttcagttggtatcagagcggtggtcttagcgaaccaggtcttgcattagtgtgtccaactgatagttgttaagatgcattagtgagtctggacttcgaccgtgtctgcatgtcaaaagttttgtttatcatttttagttggaaatcatctacttaccatccttaggaaattacttgcttatcattcttagtctagacacgtcttgctgcattgattgcatgaatagtgtatagacaaaattcatatcttagcgtatctgctaaatcatatcttatcgtatctattaccgtaaactttgtctgacatattccgtaaattcctctataatctatgaaatcttttgatctatatatatagatattctatgtagttagaataccacccgatagccggaaaatcatttcgtatcgaaaaatcctttatcaaatcgtacgaaatggaattcgtcatcagttcaagttcctcggattccgaaatggaatcccactcaagttccgaaagcagtgtgaccggaatggatcaaccaattagtcatcatctattctggatgaattggggatgggttcgtagcctccttaatcattggagacaagaagaaggtgatcctttccatccaccacattgccctcttggcgaagaacctgaagcacttaccggcaaacctatccgaaacaccattttctctcttatttctagagtatctcgtcacgattacatactacaccaaattctagattttatttatctgctcgtccgaaccgacaatcacccccgtgtaatagaagaagtcaacgagcttcgcgctctggtagtggctttggagaatatggtgcaaaggttacaaacaccagcagcagcaccaacagcataaatagtaccaccatcagcaacaccaacagtaccatcaccaccaccaacaacaacatccacatcccacaccgcaacatcacaatctgtatctcaaacatcaacgtcatacgccctgtaaatatccaggaatatcaacaacaacaaacgatgaagtattaattcataaacttcattgaagagatatctctgcggcagttatgtaatctccaaaatcttagagattatttaattctgaccgtaaatcggatgagtgaacggagatggtagagtagaaactttgatctaaaatggtgtacgatttacaagctagaattgttttaccaacagcatcaacatgaccgtagcatcatcaacacagtcagtgccgtcaatatcgtcagaatcaacagcacctgtaacatcacaaactctgttagttcaagaatcattgtggacatcattacgaatcaacaacaaatatattgtatcaacgagttatgaagtattaactcattttcaatcgaaagatttatatgtatattttatatgtataaatttttaaaccataataaatcttcccgtactaagctattatgtgtgaatcttaactactcagttaattcatattacaaatatgcaatgatgtacatccttcgtccgtaacttaaccatcgttaattacaat
This genomic window from Rutidosis leptorrhynchoides isolate AG116_Rl617_1_P2 chromosome 2, CSIRO_AGI_Rlap_v1, whole genome shotgun sequence contains:
- the LOC139891105 gene encoding uncharacterized protein; this translates as MASMSFAAAAQPLLRRTIPISTSTFLNHKFNPNFTSSGNGICHLAQAVKGENEVLLKGGGSNEEVKHIIDMAKRASLRREVLHTDFLTPPVLKESMMIIEKLADVKTYVQGGYPEAERCRLSVGHPEALTADPDIVAALSISGNFGFQPCSHGDFLGSILGTGIVRDKLGDILLQGEKGAHVLVVPELVDFLTLSLEKVGNVPVTCKKMPLIALEYEPPRTKTFKTVEASMRIDAIASAGFKISRSKLVGMISDGDVRVNWMTVTKNNTTIRSGDMISVSGKGRLKIGEVNETKKGKFAVELIRFL